The Herminiimonas arsenitoxidans sequence TTACTTCCGCCCCATTGTTTTTCATTCGATAGCTCTGCCAGCATCTGGAAGCTACGCAACAGATTTTGACCGACAGGCGCAAATGGTCCTGAGAGTGGATCGATGAAAGCAATCCGAACATTTTCCGCCAGCGCGTGGGAAGCAGAAAATGAGAAGGCAGCGGTCAGGAGAAGAGAAGAAACGCGAATAGTCATTGATTACATGCCATTTGTACAAGAGTGATGGTTTTATACCATAAACATGGGATATTTGATTTGCCCAAGGGCAAGGGCTTGGCAATTTGCTCCCAGATACATCTCATTCTCTCTTCTCTGTCAAAATACGCGTTTTACGCTCGCAGCTATATGCGCAGCAGACAAGCACATACGCACTCCATGCCGATCGACAATACGCGATTGATCACGCAGATGCTCAAGGAATTTAGATGAATGCCCCAAAACCGCCGTACCCCACCGATCACATGAGCAGCATGGACAATTTACCGATAGGTAATTCATTTGCAGCCTTGCCACCGGCGCATTACACCGCATTGATGCCTACGCCTTTACCGAATCCGTATCTGGTATGCGCCAGCGCATCGACTGCGGCATTGATAGGGCTGGATTTTTCCGAAGTCGACACTGAGGCCTTTATTGAGACCTTCACTGGCAATCGGATCTTAGATAATTCAAAACCATTGTCGGCCGTCTATTCGGGCCATCAATTCGGCGTCTGGGCTGGCCAACTGGGCGATGGTCGCGCCATTTTGCTCGGCGATGTTCCTGCACCCAATGTTTATCCATCCGGCAGGCTTGAATTGCAATTGAAAGGTGCGGGATTGACGCCTTACTCGCGCATGGGCGATGGCCGCGCAGTATTGCGCTCGTCGATACGCGAATTCCTCTGTTCGGAAGCGATGGCAGCACTGGGCATCCCCACCACGCGTGCGCTCTGCGTCACCGGCTCGGATCAAATCGTCATGCGTGAACAACGTGAAACCGCTGCCGTCGCCACCCGCGTGGCACAAAGCTTCGTGCGTTTCGGCTCCTTCGAACATTGGTTCTACAACGAAAAACACGACGAATTAAAGACGCTGGCCGATTATGTCATCGATAATTTTTACCCAGAATTTCGTAGCAGCGACAATCCATACAAAGCCTTGCTGACCGAGGTAACGCTACGCACTGCACAGATGATCGCGCACTGGCAAGCCGTCGGCTTTATGCATGGCGTGATGAATACCGACAATATGTCTATCCTCGGCCTGACGCTGGATTACGGCCCGTTCGGCTTCATGGAAGCATTCAATGCCACGCACATTTGCAATCACACTGATCAACAAGGTCGTTACTCATATGCACGCCAACCGCAAATCGGCGAATGGAATTGCTACGCATTAGGCCAAGCCTTGCTGCCGTTGATAGGCGACGTGGATGAAACGCAAGCTGCCCTCAGAATTTACAAGCCGGCGTTCGCAGAAAAATTTGAAGAACTCATGCGTGCAAAACTCGGTCTGAAGACCAAGCAATCTGATGACAGAAAGCTGTTCGACGGATTATTTGGCATCTTGCAAGAAAGTCATGTCGACTTCACGACTTTCTTCCGTCAACTAGGCAATGTACAAATCGCAGACAGCGAAACGCAAGAGCCTTTACGCGATCTATTTATTGACCGCGCCGCCTACGATGCCTGGGCGCTACAATACGGCGCACGCTTGCAGCAGGAAAACAGCATAGACAGCGAGCGCAAGCTTGCAATGGATGCGGTCAACCCAAAATACATCTTGCGCAACTACCTCGCACAAGTCGCGATCGAAAAAGCGCAGAATAAAGACTTCTCTGAAGTACAAAAACTACTGCAAGTGCTGGAAAAACCGTTTGACGAACAGCCGGAAAACGAGAAATATGCCGCCTTACCGCCCGACTGGGCCAACGATCTGGAAGTGAGTTGTTCATCATGATAGACAAAGTAATCAAAACCGACGCCGAATGGCGCGCCATGCTGGATGACGAAGAATATGACGTCACACGTCATGCTGCGACCGAAGCCCCCTTCACCGGACGCTATTGGGATCATCATGAATTCGGCATCTATACCTGCGTCTGCTGCAATACGCCGCTGTTCGCATCCGACACCAAATTCGATTCCGGCTGCGGCTGGCCCAGCTATTTCAAGGCGCTGAACCCGGCCAACGTCAAAGAAAAAATTGACCGCGCCTATGGCATGATCCGCACAGAAGTCATCTGCAATGTATGCGATGCACATCTGGGTCACGTCTTCAATGACGGCCCGCCACCAACCGGCCTGCGTTACTGCATCAATTCTGCATCGTTACGCTTCGATCCAGCTCCCGATTTGAAATAAGGCTATGTTGAAATGAAATTCCTGTTCGATCTATTCCCCGTCATTCTCTTCTTCGGCGTCTTTAAATGGGGCGAAGGTAATACCGAAGCAGCGCAAGCCTTCGGCCAGCAATATCTGTCGGGCGTGGTTTCCGATGGTCTGGTGACTGCAACGCAAGCACCTATCCTGCTGGCAACTGCCATCGCCATCATTGCGACCGTCTTCCAGATCGGCTACCTGATGGCAAGAGGTAGAAAAATCGACAAGACCTTGTGGCTCTCACTCGCCATCATCGTCGTCTTCGGTAGCGCCACGATTTACTTCCACAATGAAACCTTTATCAAATGGAAGCCAACCGTTCTTTACTGGTGCTTTGCTGCGGCCCTCTTGTTCAGCCAGATTTTCCTCAAGAAAAACCTGATTCGCTCCATGATGGAGAAGCAAATGTCCTTGCCGGAAGGCATCTGGCATCGCGTTAATTTGTCCTGGGTTGCCTTTTTTATCACGATGGGCTTGATTAATCTGTATGTCGCCTTCAACTTCTCTACCGCAACTTGGGTAAATTTCAAGTTGTTCGGTGGCATGGGATTGATGATTGCTTTCATCGTTGTACAAAGCCTGCTCTTGTCTAAACACGTGAAAGAACCGCAATGAGTACAAGGATGGACACCATTCGAGCAAGGTTGATGGAAACTTTTACGCCACTGGAATGTCAACTGGAGGACGAATCCGCATTGCATGCTGGTCATGCAGGCGCGGCCTCTGGTGGTGGG is a genomic window containing:
- a CDS encoding protein adenylyltransferase SelO, with the protein product MNAPKPPYPTDHMSSMDNLPIGNSFAALPPAHYTALMPTPLPNPYLVCASASTAALIGLDFSEVDTEAFIETFTGNRILDNSKPLSAVYSGHQFGVWAGQLGDGRAILLGDVPAPNVYPSGRLELQLKGAGLTPYSRMGDGRAVLRSSIREFLCSEAMAALGIPTTRALCVTGSDQIVMREQRETAAVATRVAQSFVRFGSFEHWFYNEKHDELKTLADYVIDNFYPEFRSSDNPYKALLTEVTLRTAQMIAHWQAVGFMHGVMNTDNMSILGLTLDYGPFGFMEAFNATHICNHTDQQGRYSYARQPQIGEWNCYALGQALLPLIGDVDETQAALRIYKPAFAEKFEELMRAKLGLKTKQSDDRKLFDGLFGILQESHVDFTTFFRQLGNVQIADSETQEPLRDLFIDRAAYDAWALQYGARLQQENSIDSERKLAMDAVNPKYILRNYLAQVAIEKAQNKDFSEVQKLLQVLEKPFDEQPENEKYAALPPDWANDLEVSCSS
- the msrB gene encoding peptide-methionine (R)-S-oxide reductase MsrB; amino-acid sequence: MIDKVIKTDAEWRAMLDDEEYDVTRHAATEAPFTGRYWDHHEFGIYTCVCCNTPLFASDTKFDSGCGWPSYFKALNPANVKEKIDRAYGMIRTEVICNVCDAHLGHVFNDGPPPTGLRYCINSASLRFDPAPDLK
- a CDS encoding septation protein A: MKFLFDLFPVILFFGVFKWGEGNTEAAQAFGQQYLSGVVSDGLVTATQAPILLATAIAIIATVFQIGYLMARGRKIDKTLWLSLAIIVVFGSATIYFHNETFIKWKPTVLYWCFAAALLFSQIFLKKNLIRSMMEKQMSLPEGIWHRVNLSWVAFFITMGLINLYVAFNFSTATWVNFKLFGGMGLMIAFIVVQSLLLSKHVKEPQ